A single genomic interval of Xyrauchen texanus isolate HMW12.3.18 chromosome 40, RBS_HiC_50CHRs, whole genome shotgun sequence harbors:
- the LOC127633537 gene encoding uncharacterized protein LOC127633537 isoform X2 has protein sequence MIKSQEQDELIAVRVQDPRIQNEGSWNSYVDFKIFFHTNSKAFTAKTSCVRRQYSEFVWLKKKLQKNAGLVPVPGLPNKSLFSFINDGFIERRRMGLQSFLDKVLHMTVCLSDSQLHLFLQTQLPVKHIEDCVQGHTPYTVTEAILTYASSNHGWVQEEGGGAQELWPAPIPYESEESPAPHLPTLQYAGATSSGKGTPNELTEVSNLETESRLSDVEQTAPVLKDGKGHEQIVQEKESSINLVVEVHPTTLVISVDTDLEVENSGSIETQWLDKKIKDLQVLDVNILSHRAQGFDKSLHGDTHSQGQGLDKVHAITSVDRVNEKRTPGAINDGKRDSQDAALKQEFTVRQTLDKDIHEEDPSLRVLYNEVTLDLSVAIDTAEQSDHRGQELVETVAKTGEVHVDHVMKENTPYNSNQEQGEAVHENGVCDEDSNVDNASVKEEATLRQTLDKDIYGKVSVVRYNVATLDLSANHSDQMLVENTTKTGEDVPLLDCHVASIFEDILSHTKDQEQGKAEITEDDAVQENGVCDEDSNVDDAFQEEAMNDTSCKHTKISEISLSCSKCNKDMLVM, from the exons ACAAACAGCAAAGCGTTCACTGCAAAAACATCCTGTGTGAGGAGGCAATACAGTGAGTTTGTGTGGTTAAAGAAAAAACTGCAAAAGAATGCTGGTCTTGT GCCTGTTCCTGGTCTGCCCAACAAGTCATTATTCTCATTTATTAACGATGGCTTCATTGAAAGGAGGAGAATGGGTCTACAGAGCTTCTTGGACAA GGTGCTGCACATGACAGTATGTCTGTCTGATAGCCAACTCCATCTTTTCCTGCAAACTCAGCTTCCTGTAAAGCACATTGAGGACTGTGTGCAGGGCCACACCCCCTATACTGTGACAGAGGCCATTCTTACCTATGCTTCCTCCAACCATGGTTGGGTGCAAGAGGAGGGCGGCGGAGCCCAAGAATTATGGCCAGCCCCTATTCCATATGAATCTGAAGAGAG CCCTGCTCCTCACCTCCCTACTCTACAGTATGCTGGAGCTACATCAAGTGGAAAAGGAACTCCAAATGAACTTACTGAAGTTTCAAACCTAGAAACAGAGTCGAGACTGAGTGATGTAGAACAGACTGCACCTGTACTGAAGGATGGTAAAGGTCATGAACAGATAGTTCAAGAAAAAGAGAGTTCCATTAATCTAGTGGTTGAAGTCCACCCAACTACTCTTGTTATTTCTGTAGATACTGATCTAGAGGTTGAAAACAGTGGATCAATAGAAACACAATGGCTtgataagaaaataaaagatCTACAAGTATTGGATGTGAATATACTGTCCCACAGAGCACAGGGCTTTGACAAATCTTTGCATGGAGATACACATAGCCAAGGGCAAGGTCTAGATAAAGTGCATGCGATTACTTCGGTAGATCGAGTCAATGAGAAGAGAACGCCTGGTGCTATCAATGATGGGAAGAGGGACAGTCAAGATGCTGCCCTTAAGCAGGAATTCACTGTAAGACAAACCCTTGACAAGGATATTCATGAAGAAGATCCAAGTTTAAGGGTCCTTTATAATGAAGTAACTCTGGATCTCAGTGTTGCCATAGATACAGCTGAGCAGAGTGACCACAGAGGGCAGGAGCTTGTAGAAACTGTAGCTAAAACTGGTGAAGTTCACGTAGACCACGTCATGAAGGAGAACACACCATATAATAGCAACCAAGAACAAGGTGAAGCAGTCCATGAGAATGGAGTCTGTGATGAAGACTCCAATGTAGACAATGCTTCAGTCAAGGAAGAGGCCACTTTGAGACAAACCCTTGACAAGGATATTTATGGAAAAGTTTCAGTAGTCCGTTATAATGTAGCAACTCTGGATCTCAGTGCTAATCACAGTGACCAGATGCTTGTTGAAAACACTACTAAAACTGGGGAAGATGTTCCACTGTTGGATTGCCATGTAGCCAGCATCTTTGAGGATATCTTGTCACATACCAAAGACCAAGAACAAGGCAAAGCAGAGATAACAGAGGATGATGCAGTCCAGGAGAATGGAGTCTGTGATGAAGACTCCAATGTAGATGATGCTTTCCAGGAAGAGGCTATGAATGATACCAGCTGTAAGCATACTAAAATCAGTGAAATAAGCCTTTCCTGCTCAAAATGCAACAAAGACATGTTGGTGATGTGA